A genomic window from Treponema maltophilum ATCC 51939 includes:
- a CDS encoding V-type ATP synthase subunit F, producing MKYFVIGERELVLAFALVGVKGSAASNKNEALDAFNRITGKGTALAGAPSEEERPKVLILTEQVADMLADEVIDWQMRGDYPLIVEIPGIQGHLTGRKTMTDAIREAIGIHV from the coding sequence GTGAAATACTTTGTCATTGGTGAGCGGGAACTGGTGCTTGCCTTTGCCCTCGTCGGGGTAAAAGGCAGCGCGGCTTCCAATAAAAACGAAGCTTTGGACGCTTTTAACCGAATTACCGGCAAGGGAACCGCCTTGGCGGGTGCCCCGTCGGAAGAGGAACGCCCGAAAGTTCTCATTCTCACCGAGCAAGTCGCAGATATGCTCGCCGATGAAGTTATCGACTGGCAAATGCGGGGGGATTATCCTCTTATTGTGGAAATACCGGGCATTCAGGGGCACCTCACCGGACGAAAAACGATGACCGACGCCATCCGTGAAGCAATCGGTA
- a CDS encoding ATP synthase subunit C, with protein sequence MNRKSVAIAALMLFTAAVSVFAQGKADAGAAVGIAKYIAAALAVGFACIAGGMAVGKIGAAAMGAMSENADLSGKALPFVGLAEGICLWGFLVALLIIIL encoded by the coding sequence ATGAATCGTAAATCAGTTGCAATTGCAGCATTGATGCTTTTTACGGCGGCGGTTTCGGTGTTTGCACAGGGCAAAGCCGATGCGGGCGCGGCGGTCGGCATAGCAAAGTATATTGCGGCCGCTTTGGCCGTAGGCTTTGCCTGTATCGCAGGCGGTATGGCAGTCGGTAAAATCGGAGCGGCGGCCATGGGCGCCATGAGCGAAAACGCGGACCTTTCGGGAAAGGCCCTTCCCTTCGTCGGTTTGGCCGAAGGTATTTGTCTGTGGGGCTTCCTCGTAGCGCTGCTTATCATTATTCTGTAA
- a CDS encoding V-type ATP synthase subunit I, translating to MAKTTAMRLLELMVLKEDISRVIEYLGKNGNFEFQSGMADRQSTEQNAAQEMFEKLQSLRTYLNIEDADDYDGSSHLPEQAEIDAAHTVSAAVEELRQKELAVSESKKRVDDAYKEALAFSNLKVSYTELEHLSFLSLRIGKIDPAVLDDLIFNVGQRAVVIPLGQDRTRILAASSKKGRFALDSELRRYGFTPLEIPKDFKGIPDDVLEGMKKQTEEEKHKLDLLVEERKNYAQTHKDELLHLLRCFSIGAQVQTVQSKLESTQLVYRITGWVPAPLAPSIMKDLDNLTKGRIALRQYDPAEVPSAKSGREKVPVKLTHGKLVGNFERIIFSYGAPLYGTIDPTPFVAFFFTLLFGIMFGDAGQGLVFILIGILMLKGLIKKFPVSPQFGPIFIAIGCSSTIMGILTGEFFANSHVLVPLSRFLTGLFGTPRDHILHLMPSADAIGKLFMFFLFTVGVGFIINSIGLIINIVNQFTLGNLSKALFGKTGLSGALFFWYVVFMAVRIAGFKIPIQFYDWIVIGVTLFGVFFAHPLGAMVDGHHPVFPNGIGSAFIEGVVEILEIVSSYLSNSVSFLRVGAFALAHAVLGFIIFTMTDLVGGAGGLAVQILGNAVVIVLEGMIVAIQVIRLQYYEFFSKFFTETGREFTPFRFKYKQ from the coding sequence ATGGCTAAGACAACGGCAATGCGGCTTCTTGAACTGATGGTTCTGAAAGAAGATATAAGCCGGGTTATAGAGTATTTGGGCAAAAACGGCAATTTCGAATTTCAATCGGGAATGGCCGATCGCCAAAGCACCGAACAAAACGCGGCGCAGGAAATGTTCGAAAAACTGCAATCGCTGCGCACATACCTCAATATAGAAGACGCCGACGATTACGACGGATCTTCTCATTTGCCCGAACAGGCCGAGATCGATGCGGCTCATACCGTAAGCGCCGCCGTCGAAGAATTGCGTCAAAAAGAATTGGCCGTTTCCGAATCGAAAAAACGTGTCGACGATGCGTACAAAGAAGCGCTCGCTTTTTCAAACTTAAAAGTTTCGTATACCGAATTGGAACATTTATCCTTTTTGTCGCTGCGCATCGGGAAAATAGATCCGGCCGTTTTGGACGACCTTATCTTTAACGTCGGGCAGCGGGCGGTCGTTATACCCTTGGGGCAAGACCGGACGCGCATTCTTGCAGCATCTTCCAAAAAGGGACGCTTTGCCCTCGATTCGGAACTGCGCCGCTACGGATTTACGCCGCTGGAAATTCCCAAAGACTTTAAAGGAATTCCGGACGACGTGCTCGAAGGCATGAAAAAACAAACCGAAGAAGAAAAGCACAAGCTCGATTTACTGGTCGAAGAGCGCAAAAATTACGCGCAAACGCATAAGGACGAACTTTTGCATCTTTTGCGCTGCTTTTCGATCGGTGCACAAGTACAAACCGTGCAGTCCAAACTTGAATCGACGCAGCTTGTGTACCGGATCACCGGCTGGGTGCCCGCACCGCTTGCGCCGAGCATTATGAAAGATTTGGACAATTTAACCAAGGGGCGCATCGCGTTGCGCCAGTACGATCCGGCCGAAGTACCTTCGGCAAAATCGGGGCGCGAAAAGGTGCCCGTAAAACTGACCCACGGCAAGCTGGTCGGAAACTTTGAACGTATTATATTCAGTTACGGCGCGCCCCTGTACGGTACAATCGACCCCACGCCCTTTGTGGCCTTCTTTTTTACGCTTTTGTTCGGCATTATGTTCGGCGACGCGGGTCAAGGTTTGGTGTTCATCCTCATCGGTATTTTAATGCTCAAAGGACTTATAAAAAAATTCCCCGTGTCGCCCCAGTTCGGCCCGATATTTATAGCCATAGGCTGCAGCAGTACGATTATGGGAATTTTAACCGGCGAATTTTTTGCAAACAGCCACGTTCTTGTTCCCCTGAGCCGCTTTTTAACGGGTCTGTTCGGAACACCGCGCGATCACATTTTGCATTTAATGCCGTCTGCGGACGCGATCGGGAAACTCTTTATGTTCTTTTTGTTTACGGTCGGTGTAGGCTTTATCATCAACTCGATAGGCCTTATTATAAATATCGTCAATCAATTTACGCTCGGAAATCTTTCCAAAGCTCTGTTCGGAAAAACCGGCTTGTCCGGCGCACTCTTTTTTTGGTACGTCGTATTTATGGCGGTGCGCATCGCAGGCTTTAAAATTCCCATTCAATTTTACGATTGGATTGTAATCGGCGTAACGCTTTTCGGCGTATTTTTCGCCCATCCGCTGGGCGCCATGGTTGACGGTCATCATCCCGTGTTCCCGAACGGAATCGGGAGCGCCTTTATAGAAGGCGTCGTCGAAATTTTGGAAATCGTGTCGAGCTATTTGTCCAATTCCGTCAGCTTTTTGCGTGTCGGAGCCTTTGCCCTTGCCCACGCCGTGCTGGGTTTTATCATCTTTACGATGACCGACCTTGTGGGCGGAGCCGGCGGTCTTGCGGTGCAAATTCTCGGCAATGCGGTTGTTATCGTGCTTGAAGGAATGATCGTGGCGATACAGGTTATCCGCTTGCAGTACTACGAGTTCTTTTCAAAATTCTTTACGGAAACCGGAAGGGAATTTACGCCTTTCCGATTCAAATATAAACAATAG
- a CDS encoding V0D/AC39 family V-type ATPase subunit produces the protein MDHSSAAAYVYAKASGMLSKSFVGPRTEKLFAARSLNDLWTLLFRGEVPLVPEALLAKQIEKKAEQTFISDFITLLNSYDKPDPVLIQLLRLFDYGNIKDIAAALCDAKKDMPPITDIGKYSMLDYKAWPDIASITKNSPIAWYDKPPSWDKQSEMDARLDIQYVRALWQAVHKLPKAERAPVEKLLGEYIVLENCVWSVRLAVYYNMEKEEIVARLASENDPADKNDRLAGEAVRILDRATDSWQDWENWRYAQLLNSGEEGAVWQIDPRRLQQASSVYLNKKALNMFHRYPFTAAVLVTWFKIKEHELNCIRTAAEGMRLNTDGSGTVLTGR, from the coding sequence ATGGATCACTCAAGTGCGGCGGCTTATGTATATGCAAAAGCGAGCGGAATGCTTTCCAAATCCTTTGTGGGCCCCAGAACGGAAAAGCTTTTTGCCGCACGCAGTTTAAATGATTTATGGACGCTTTTGTTTAGAGGCGAAGTGCCCCTCGTACCGGAAGCATTGCTTGCAAAACAAATCGAAAAAAAAGCCGAGCAAACCTTTATTTCCGACTTTATTACGCTGCTGAATTCGTACGACAAGCCCGATCCGGTATTGATTCAGCTTTTGCGCTTGTTCGATTACGGCAATATAAAAGACATTGCCGCGGCTTTGTGCGACGCAAAAAAAGACATGCCGCCGATTACGGACATCGGAAAATATTCGATGCTCGATTATAAAGCGTGGCCCGACATTGCGTCCATTACGAAAAATTCCCCGATAGCGTGGTACGATAAACCGCCGTCGTGGGACAAACAAAGCGAAATGGACGCGCGGCTGGACATTCAGTATGTGCGCGCCCTATGGCAGGCCGTGCACAAACTGCCGAAAGCCGAGCGCGCGCCGGTCGAAAAGCTGCTCGGCGAATACATTGTACTTGAAAACTGCGTGTGGTCCGTACGGCTTGCGGTTTATTACAATATGGAAAAAGAAGAAATCGTCGCGCGCTTGGCGAGCGAAAACGATCCGGCCGACAAAAACGACCGCCTCGCAGGCGAAGCCGTCCGCATTTTGGACCGCGCGACCGATTCGTGGCAGGACTGGGAAAACTGGCGCTATGCACAGCTTTTAAATTCCGGCGAAGAAGGAGCCGTATGGCAAATCGATCCGCGCAGGCTTCAGCAAGCTTCGTCGGTATATTTGAATAAAAAAGCGCTGAACATGTTTCACCGTTACCCGTTTACCGCAGCCGTATTGGTGACATGGTTTAAAATAAAAGAACATGAATTGAACTGTATTCGTACTGCCGCCGAGGGAATGCGGCTGAATACGGACGGTTCGGGAACAGTACTAACAGGGCGGTAG
- a CDS encoding PTS sugar transporter subunit IIA has protein sequence MLLSGVFNPKSINIDLQSEEKDEVFEELVEELVNANPTLDRAAALRAVREREAKMSTGIMNGIAVPHGKTDAVNGVRGAIGISRKGIDYDALDGKPVYLIFLILSSPDSSELHLRVLKRLSRLLNNPKFYAAAMEQTGPEALYDLICKYETELL, from the coding sequence ATGCTTTTAAGCGGCGTTTTCAACCCGAAATCGATAAATATCGACCTTCAAAGCGAAGAAAAAGACGAAGTTTTTGAAGAATTGGTCGAAGAATTGGTCAACGCGAATCCGACACTCGACCGTGCCGCCGCATTGCGAGCCGTACGCGAACGTGAAGCAAAAATGAGCACGGGCATTATGAACGGCATTGCCGTTCCGCACGGAAAAACAGACGCGGTCAACGGCGTGCGCGGCGCCATCGGCATTTCCCGAAAAGGCATCGATTACGATGCGCTCGACGGAAAACCCGTATATCTTATCTTTTTGATTTTATCATCGCCCGACAGCTCCGAACTGCACTTGCGTGTTTTAAAGCGCCTTTCGAGGCTTTTAAATAATCCGAAGTTTTATGCGGCTGCAATGGAACAAACCGGTCCCGAAGCGCTGTATGATTTAATCTGTAAATATGAAACGGAATTGCTGTAA
- the secG gene encoding preprotein translocase subunit SecG, translating to MGVIGIILLIAFVIICILLVGIVLIQRESGDGLGGLFGSGNSAAFGSRSQTVITKTTYVLTALFFVTTFVLAFLNKAPAVADLDKAAGQTQAAETTGTGGAYWLDSQASEQTAPEAQQATDGK from the coding sequence ATGGGTGTCATCGGAATTATTTTATTGATTGCGTTTGTTATTATTTGCATTTTGCTTGTAGGTATCGTTCTTATTCAAAGGGAATCCGGCGACGGACTGGGCGGCCTGTTCGGCAGCGGCAATTCCGCGGCATTCGGTTCCCGCTCGCAAACGGTTATCACCAAAACCACATATGTGCTTACCGCTTTGTTTTTCGTTACCACCTTTGTGTTGGCATTTTTGAACAAAGCGCCCGCGGTTGCCGATTTGGATAAGGCGGCGGGGCAGACTCAGGCTGCCGAAACGACGGGAACGGGCGGTGCCTACTGGCTCGATTCGCAGGCTTCGGAACAAACTGCGCCGGAAGCACAGCAGGCAACGGACGGCAAATAA
- a CDS encoding DUF2141 domain-containing protein, whose amino-acid sequence MKKTLTLFFCMMLFATLYSLYSQAADDKTLCDTEIVVTGIKENSGTIVISIHDSAESFRKHIPYRSVELAVTGDKAVYHIRLKAGDYVFCVYHDVNGDGKLNANAIGIPKEPFGFSNYDGKGPPGNFKKHKIFINGTATVNIPLIKMN is encoded by the coding sequence ATGAAAAAAACACTTACCTTATTTTTCTGTATGATGCTTTTCGCTACGCTCTATTCCCTGTATTCTCAAGCGGCGGACGATAAAACGCTCTGCGACACGGAAATCGTCGTTACCGGTATAAAGGAAAATTCGGGAACGATTGTTATAAGCATCCATGATTCGGCCGAAAGTTTTCGCAAACACATTCCATATCGAAGCGTCGAATTGGCGGTGACGGGAGACAAAGCCGTGTATCATATACGGCTCAAAGCCGGCGACTATGTTTTTTGCGTTTACCACGACGTCAACGGCGACGGAAAATTAAACGCGAATGCGATCGGCATTCCCAAAGAACCGTTCGGCTTCAGCAACTACGACGGCAAGGGGCCGCCCGGCAACTTCAAAAAACACAAGATTTTTATAAACGGCACAGCGACGGTAAACATTCCGTTGATAAAAATGAATTAG
- a CDS encoding EFR1 family ferrodoxin (N-terminal region resembles flavodoxins. C-terminal ferrodoxin region binds two 4Fe-4S clusters.) has product MNGIYFSGTGNTKYCTEALAQATGGSAVSMESHKALEVLRASDEIALGYPIYFSDIPRIVKEFITEHAAMFRGKRVFIIVTMGLFSGDGAGLAARLLRKCGAAVTGGLHLRMPDCIADVKLLKKTPEENRALISAAQKKIAQTAEDIKRGIYPKDGLSFFHRIAGLFGQRLWFKMHAKKLCERLKIRTERCIGCGICAAHCPSKSLCIENNKAVFHPGNCTICYRCINNCPAKAITLIGTDVFEQCRFENYAAQ; this is encoded by the coding sequence ATGAACGGAATTTATTTCAGCGGAACGGGAAACACAAAATACTGTACGGAAGCACTGGCACAAGCGACCGGCGGCAGCGCGGTCAGTATGGAATCACACAAAGCGCTTGAAGTTTTACGCGCGTCGGATGAAATTGCGCTCGGCTACCCGATTTATTTCAGCGACATCCCGCGCATCGTAAAAGAGTTCATTACGGAACACGCCGCTATGTTCCGCGGAAAACGCGTTTTTATTATCGTGACGATGGGCCTTTTCAGCGGAGACGGCGCGGGGCTTGCAGCGCGACTGCTTCGAAAATGCGGAGCCGCCGTTACGGGAGGCTTACACCTTCGTATGCCGGACTGTATTGCCGATGTAAAGCTCTTGAAAAAAACGCCGGAAGAAAACCGGGCGCTCATATCGGCGGCACAAAAAAAGATCGCGCAAACGGCGGAAGACATAAAACGCGGAATCTATCCGAAAGACGGCTTATCGTTCTTTCACAGAATCGCAGGTTTATTCGGACAGCGCCTGTGGTTTAAAATGCATGCAAAAAAATTGTGCGAACGGCTCAAAATCAGAACGGAACGCTGCATCGGCTGCGGTATATGCGCGGCACATTGTCCTTCAAAATCATTATGTATCGAAAACAATAAAGCCGTATTCCATCCCGGAAACTGCACGATATGCTACCGCTGCATAAACAATTGCCCCGCAAAGGCGATTACGCTTATCGGTACGGACGTATTCGAACAGTGCCGCTTTGAAAATTATGCAGCGCAATAA
- a CDS encoding TetR/AcrR family transcriptional regulator: MCKSKLPYHREGLKNLLIEKGIEIVNTDGVQSFSLRKAAAACKVSHAAPYSHFHNKEELLNAMQLHITERFSKMLETAIAENKKPAALLKKLGIAYVSFFIDNPAYFQFLYSKSDIKVDLTLSVPDEENYKPYILYKNSILSLLKQAKVPKKKQNDILITIWAFIHGLTALAAMKNVHYDKKWKEKITDFMDLLEPSFLK, translated from the coding sequence ATGTGTAAATCGAAGTTACCCTACCACCGCGAGGGATTAAAAAATCTCTTAATCGAAAAAGGTATCGAAATCGTCAATACCGACGGCGTGCAGTCTTTTTCACTGAGAAAAGCCGCGGCGGCCTGCAAAGTCAGCCATGCGGCTCCGTACAGTCATTTTCACAACAAAGAAGAATTGCTGAACGCGATGCAGCTGCACATCACCGAACGTTTTTCGAAAATGCTCGAAACGGCGATTGCCGAAAATAAAAAGCCCGCCGCATTGTTAAAAAAATTGGGTATAGCCTATGTTTCTTTTTTTATTGACAATCCCGCCTATTTTCAATTTTTGTATTCAAAGTCTGATATAAAGGTCGATTTAACCTTATCCGTGCCGGACGAGGAAAACTATAAGCCTTATATTCTGTATAAAAACAGCATCCTGTCACTGCTTAAGCAAGCCAAAGTTCCGAAAAAAAAGCAAAACGATATTTTAATAACGATATGGGCTTTTATTCACGGACTTACGGCGTTGGCGGCAATGAAAAATGTTCACTACGATAAAAAGTGGAAAGAAAAAATCACCGATTTTATGGATTTGCTCGAACCGTCATTTTTAAAGTAA
- a CDS encoding MarC family protein: MFNDYIKLFLTVLVILDPIGIIPPYLAASGHFPNNIRKMMMRRSIFVAAAVFVFFIIFGRLILNFFGISPGAFYISGGILFFFIAFEMIWNKPGSKHTPESSVDPQEAKMIAVFPLAIPLIAGPGLITTIILNMASSDNWLRPALMLSAAIVPGLIIDYIFLRCGSLLLRLIGTTGMYVVEKIMGLILAGLSVQLIYDGFIKLGIVHL, translated from the coding sequence ATGTTCAACGATTATATAAAACTGTTTCTTACCGTTTTGGTTATTTTAGATCCCATCGGCATTATCCCGCCTTATTTGGCCGCATCGGGACACTTTCCGAACAATATACGCAAAATGATGATGCGCCGCTCCATTTTCGTAGCCGCCGCCGTCTTTGTATTTTTCATTATTTTCGGCAGATTGATTTTAAATTTTTTCGGCATATCGCCGGGCGCATTTTACATATCGGGCGGCATCTTATTTTTCTTTATCGCCTTTGAAATGATATGGAACAAGCCGGGAAGCAAGCACACCCCCGAATCTTCCGTAGACCCGCAGGAAGCGAAGATGATTGCCGTATTCCCGCTTGCAATTCCCCTTATCGCGGGACCGGGCTTGATTACAACAATTATCTTAAACATGGCATCTTCGGATAACTGGCTGCGCCCCGCACTCATGCTTAGCGCCGCCATTGTTCCGGGCCTCATTATCGATTATATTTTTTTGCGCTGCGGCTCGCTTTTACTGCGCTTAATCGGCACAACGGGCATGTACGTCGTCGAAAAAATCATGGGCTTGATTTTGGCCGGTCTTTCGGTTCAACTCATCTACGACGGCTTTATAAAACTCGGTATTGTACATCTTTAG
- a CDS encoding flagellar protein FlgN has product MNEEPQSVTQQLYQTLLNQNQVLAEIIAQQQILHAAVTGKNWEQVERTVGAVQSLSQRFSALEQERIDVFARICPDNPGDIYEVSRRLPPVFKRPVIEAFHQVRQKLAVSKIENDVLNEYIRITQNFLQGVFESVLPQRRNMRYSPEGTVVKMQPQSVVVDTVI; this is encoded by the coding sequence ATGAATGAAGAGCCGCAGAGCGTAACGCAGCAGTTGTATCAAACGCTGCTGAATCAAAATCAAGTACTCGCCGAAATTATCGCGCAGCAGCAAATACTGCATGCCGCCGTAACGGGCAAAAATTGGGAACAGGTCGAACGCACGGTCGGCGCCGTGCAATCGCTTTCACAGCGTTTTTCCGCTTTGGAACAGGAACGAATCGACGTTTTTGCCCGTATATGCCCCGACAATCCCGGCGATATTTATGAAGTTTCGCGCCGCCTGCCGCCCGTTTTTAAACGTCCGGTTATAGAAGCCTTTCATCAGGTGCGCCAAAAACTCGCGGTTTCAAAAATAGAAAACGATGTTTTAAATGAATATATACGGATTACGCAGAATTTTCTGCAGGGCGTTTTTGAATCGGTGCTGCCGCAGCGCCGAAACATGCGGTATTCGCCGGAGGGAACCGTCGTGAAGATGCAGCCCCAATCGGTCGTCGTCGACACGGTGATTTAA
- the flgK gene encoding flagellar hook-associated protein FlgK: MASTFFGIEMGKRSLMAHNQSIMTAGHNISNADNEGYSRQRVNLRAFDPLYRPDLEREERPGQVGQGIDILSITRIRDELLDIRITAQANREAYWETRDKYYTMLEGLYNEPDDVSIRTTMDKFWESWQELSVYPESQAARQAVVSRGESLINSVKQRFIGLQGVGTILNGDIEATVKQVNDYAFQIAEINKEIIRSEAMGDNPNDLYDRRDLMVEKLSKLINITTDRRDPDEFMVHIDGHILVQGGKARGYEVVPLTDSNGYTKVVWADTQNDAYFAGGSLGALIELRDVDIRNELQNLNTVALNFADLVNDIHRNSLGANNVTGLDFFVEEPFVANALGNYDRNGDGLEDSTYIFRVSGSNELHAQDQTGLAGIMTFSGKSGFVEVPYYATDTVETIVNRINDSDGEVKAYLDRNNRLVLKATTASSPDNPDFVLRHIEDSGFFLTGYAGILAGSGPENAYDFNQANAVQFFAAAVREGGENEATAQYAVAPVLNPAGYMGINKAIQTDILSVAAGKAGHNGVVEAGDGSAALEIAALRNTFVMIGRSRTFDDYFAESVTNVGLKGEQAQTNLLSQNAIMADLRDLRDSISGVNIDEELADIIKFQHGYNAAAKFVSVVDELLDTVINRLGV; the protein is encoded by the coding sequence ATGGCATCGACTTTTTTCGGTATCGAAATGGGAAAGCGCAGTCTTATGGCGCACAATCAATCCATTATGACTGCCGGTCACAATATTTCAAATGCGGACAACGAAGGCTATTCGCGCCAGCGGGTTAATTTGCGTGCCTTCGATCCTTTGTACCGCCCCGATTTGGAGCGCGAAGAACGTCCGGGACAAGTCGGGCAGGGTATTGATATCCTCAGCATTACGCGCATACGCGACGAATTGCTCGACATCCGCATTACCGCCCAGGCGAACCGGGAAGCCTATTGGGAAACCCGCGACAAATACTACACCATGCTCGAAGGCTTGTACAACGAACCTGACGACGTGTCGATCCGCACGACGATGGATAAATTTTGGGAATCGTGGCAGGAATTATCGGTGTATCCGGAATCGCAGGCTGCGCGGCAAGCGGTTGTGAGCCGGGGTGAAAGTTTGATAAATTCGGTAAAGCAGCGCTTTATCGGCTTGCAGGGCGTCGGCACGATTTTGAACGGCGACATTGAGGCGACCGTCAAACAGGTAAACGATTACGCGTTTCAAATTGCCGAAATCAATAAAGAAATTATCCGTTCCGAAGCTATGGGCGACAACCCGAACGATTTATACGACCGGCGCGATTTGATGGTCGAAAAATTATCCAAACTTATAAACATAACGACCGACCGGCGCGACCCGGACGAATTTATGGTTCACATCGACGGGCACATTCTTGTGCAGGGCGGAAAAGCGCGCGGCTACGAAGTGGTGCCGCTGACCGACAGCAACGGTTATACGAAAGTCGTATGGGCCGACACGCAAAACGATGCGTATTTTGCCGGCGGCAGTTTGGGCGCCCTTATTGAATTGCGCGACGTCGATATCCGCAACGAGCTGCAAAACCTGAATACGGTTGCGCTCAATTTCGCCGACCTCGTAAACGACATTCACCGCAATTCGCTCGGCGCAAACAACGTTACCGGCCTCGACTTTTTCGTCGAAGAACCCTTTGTCGCGAACGCGCTCGGAAATTACGACCGCAACGGCGACGGCCTTGAAGATTCCACATACATATTCCGCGTAAGCGGTTCGAACGAACTTCATGCGCAAGATCAAACGGGGCTTGCAGGTATTATGACCTTTTCGGGCAAAAGCGGCTTTGTCGAAGTTCCCTATTATGCGACCGATACGGTCGAAACGATTGTGAACCGCATAAACGATTCTGACGGCGAAGTAAAAGCGTATCTTGACCGCAACAACCGCCTCGTACTCAAAGCCACGACGGCATCTTCGCCCGACAACCCCGATTTTGTGCTTCGCCATATAGAAGATTCGGGCTTTTTTTTAACCGGTTACGCCGGCATTTTAGCCGGGAGCGGGCCGGAAAACGCATACGATTTTAATCAGGCAAATGCCGTGCAGTTTTTTGCGGCGGCCGTCCGCGAAGGCGGCGAGAATGAGGCGACGGCGCAGTATGCCGTTGCACCCGTTTTGAATCCTGCCGGTTATATGGGTATCAACAAAGCGATTCAAACCGACATTCTTTCGGTTGCGGCCGGTAAAGCGGGGCACAACGGTGTCGTTGAAGCCGGCGACGGCTCGGCGGCTTTGGAAATCGCTGCGCTGCGCAACACCTTTGTCATGATCGGCCGTTCGCGTACCTTCGACGATTATTTTGCCGAAAGCGTTACGAATGTCGGCTTAAAGGGCGAACAGGCGCAAACCAATTTGCTCAGCCAAAATGCGATTATGGCCGATTTGCGCGATTTGCGCGATTCGATTTCCGGCGTCAACATCGACGAAGAATTGGCCGACATTATTAAATTCCAGCACGGCTATAATGCGGCTGCAAAATTCGTCAGCGTTGTGGACGAACTTTTGGATACGGTGATAAACCGTTTAGGTGTATAG